The following proteins come from a genomic window of Candidatus Woesearchaeota archaeon:
- a CDS encoding polysaccharide deacetylase family protein yields the protein MHKIKSRKSPIRASFLKRVASHLKIPKIKAREIFILARNQDDDGAIMHGNPNKPYVALTFDDGPNPVQTSKILDILRRYGVKATFFIVGKKARKYPELCRRIVAEGHDIGNHTYSHTNLVAKTRRQINSEIERAKAAIFDVTGVNPVFFRPPLAVYNNRLKRMVTEKGYKFVLWSVRTYDSHIFNLKGHRMILQNIRGKIKAGDIILLHDSKSRMKSFVDRSATVRALPLILDEINSKKLKPVKLSTLLKHAGKR from the coding sequence ATGCATAAAATAAAATCAAGGAAATCTCCAATAAGGGCGTCATTTCTGAAAAGGGTTGCTTCTCATCTGAAAATTCCCAAAATCAAAGCCAGGGAAATATTCATTCTTGCGAGGAACCAGGATGACGATGGTGCAATAATGCACGGAAATCCCAATAAGCCCTATGTTGCCCTGACTTTTGATGACGGCCCAAATCCTGTTCAGACATCTAAAATCCTTGACATTCTCAGGAGATACGGGGTTAAGGCGACATTTTTCATTGTTGGGAAGAAAGCCAGGAAATACCCTGAGCTTTGCAGGAGGATTGTGGCAGAGGGGCATGATATCGGCAATCACACGTATTCCCACACCAATCTTGTTGCAAAGACAAGGAGGCAGATAAATTCAGAGATTGAAAGGGCGAAAGCTGCAATTTTTGATGTTACCGGGGTAAATCCTGTTTTTTTCAGGCCTCCCCTTGCGGTTTACAACAACAGGCTCAAAAGGATGGTTACGGAGAAGGGCTATAAGTTTGTGCTCTGGAGTGTAAGGACATACGACTCCCACATTTTCAACCTTAAAGGGCACCGCATGATTCTTCAGAACATAAGGGGAAAAATAAAAGCAGGCGATATAATCCTCCTGCACGACTCAAAATCAAGAATGAAAAGCTTTGTGGACAGGAGTGCAACAGTGAGGGCGCTTCCTCTCATTCTTGACGAAATTAATTCTAAGAAGCTTAAGCCGGTTAAGCTCTCAACTCTCCTTAAACATGCGGGCAAGAGATAA
- a CDS encoding endonuclease Q family protein translates to MKVIADLHIHSKYSRATSGQLDIENLERYARIKGLSLLGTGDFTHPRWISELKSSLSEDGTGILKTRTGFNFILQTEISLMYSQGGKGRKIHLLLLAKNFEIADAISGMLGKRGRLDYDGRPIFGINSIEFAEKIKEIDNSIEIIPAHIWTPWFGLFGSMSGFDSVEECFSDQAKHIRMLETGLSSDPQMNWRLSKLDRYSLISNSDCHSFWPWRLGRECNIAEVKKLSYDSIVNALATKEGFIETIEVDPAYGKYHFDGHRNCRVRMSPDESIKNKNICPVCRKEMTIGVLHRVNELSDRDENFVLKTGVPFRRIIPLSEILSASMKSAVSSKAVWKSYYELIKPFGSEMNVLLETPEDEIKKILGDRISALIMKNREGNLEVNAGYDGEYGTLALKDDEISGEKRAKKASEINEKKSGIKTQSALNDFI, encoded by the coding sequence ATGAAAGTAATTGCAGACCTTCACATACACAGCAAATACTCAAGAGCCACCTCAGGACAGCTGGACATAGAAAATCTTGAAAGATATGCGAGGATTAAGGGACTTTCACTCCTTGGAACAGGCGACTTCACCCATCCGCGCTGGATTTCAGAGCTTAAGAGCTCCCTTTCTGAGGACGGAACAGGAATCCTTAAGACAAGAACGGGGTTTAATTTCATCCTTCAGACTGAAATCTCACTGATGTACAGCCAGGGCGGAAAGGGGAGAAAGATTCACCTGCTGCTTCTTGCAAAAAACTTTGAGATTGCAGATGCAATAAGCGGAATGCTTGGCAAAAGGGGGCGGCTTGACTATGACGGAAGGCCAATCTTCGGAATTAATTCAATTGAATTCGCAGAAAAGATAAAAGAGATTGACAATTCCATTGAGATAATCCCTGCGCATATATGGACGCCTTGGTTCGGGCTCTTCGGCTCAATGTCAGGGTTTGACTCTGTTGAGGAATGCTTTTCAGACCAGGCAAAGCACATAAGAATGCTGGAAACCGGCTTATCAAGCGACCCCCAGATGAACTGGCGCCTTTCAAAGCTCGACAGGTATTCGCTCATCTCAAATTCTGACTGCCACAGCTTCTGGCCGTGGCGCCTAGGAAGGGAGTGCAACATTGCTGAAGTCAAAAAACTTTCATATGACAGCATAGTAAACGCGCTTGCCACAAAAGAGGGCTTTATTGAGACAATAGAGGTTGACCCCGCATATGGAAAGTATCATTTTGACGGGCATAGGAACTGCAGGGTAAGGATGAGCCCGGATGAGTCCATTAAAAACAAGAATATATGCCCCGTCTGCAGAAAGGAGATGACTATAGGGGTTCTCCACAGGGTCAATGAGCTTTCTGACCGGGATGAAAATTTTGTTCTAAAGACAGGAGTTCCGTTCAGGAGGATAATCCCCCTTTCAGAAATCCTTTCAGCATCCATGAAATCAGCTGTTTCATCAAAGGCAGTATGGAAAAGCTATTATGAGCTCATAAAGCCATTCGGGAGCGAGATGAATGTTCTTCTGGAAACTCCGGAAGATGAGATTAAAAAAATATTGGGGGACAGGATTTCTGCGCTGATAATGAAAAACAGGGAAGGAAATCTTGAGGTGAATGCAGGATATGACGGCGAATACGGAACCCTTGCCCTTAAAGATGACGAGATTTCAGGGGAAAAAAGGGCAAAAAAAGCATCTGAAATAAATGAAAAGAAAAGCGGGATAAAA